A region from the Cryptococcus gattii WM276 chromosome H, complete sequence genome encodes:
- a CDS encoding uncharacterized protein (Similar to TIGR gene model, INSD accession AAW45559.1), with protein MRDNYNEHGVDEYYRKVAATYRNPFYPGIKKVVWTFMNRWWEAEGRDMFSQDEKRGKKSLKVLDMAAGSGEATLCLLEWARTGLASTSAGATSSTSQPNVSIPDPLALLRSTPSSAPARPAFVPPNARRPIAPPSRPTAFAKGNSQGKQVFGSMIPPKLPNGFEIDVIATDPYTSPAYTERTSRPCHSLSFTDLAQGFLPPISVETSSRSGVANNNSEPVWDIIVCSFALHLVTNPSELFALLFELSGKARWLIVVAPHKKPEIKETWGWARWDIASWTAAGEARLYGGGKPKGDADDEETELEIVQDK; from the exons ATGCGTGATAATTATAACGAGCACGGCGTTGATGAG TACTATCGAAAAGTGGCAGCAACATATCGCAACCCTTTCTATCCTGGTATCAAAAAA GTTGTATGGACCTTTATGAATAGATGGTGGGAAGCAGAAGGACGAGATATGTTCTCTCAAGATGAAAAGAGGGGGAAGAAAAGCCTGAAAGTACTCGATATGGCTGCTGGAAG TGGAGAGGCGACTTTATGCTTGCTTGAATGGGCACGAACAGGCTTAGCCAGCACCTCTGCAGGAGCTACTTCATCTACTTCACAACCCAACGTGTCCATTCCTGACCCCTTAGCCCTCTTACGCTCAACTCCTTCATCTGCACCGGCTCGACCAGCATTTGTCCCTCCCAATGCCCGTCGCCCAATCGCTCCCCCTTCCAGACCAACAGCATTTGCAAAGGGAAACTCCCAGGGGAAGCAAGTGTTCGGAAGCATGATTCCGCCCAAATTGCCCAACGGTTTCGAGATTGACGTGATTGCCACAGACCCA TATACTTCCCCTGCTTACACAGAGCGTACTTCTAGGCCCTGTCACTCTTTATCATTTACGGATCTTGCCCAAGGCTTTCTACCGCCTATAAGTGTGGAAACTTCCTCCAGGTCTGGGGTAGCCAACAATAACTCGGAGCCAGTTTGGGATATCATCGTCTGCTCGTTCGCTCTGCATTTAGTGACCAATCCTTCAGAATTGTTTGCTCTGCTCTTTGAACTGAGTGGGAAAGCGCGTTGGCTGATAGTCGTTGCCCCGCACAAGAAGCCAGAG ATAAAGGAGACATGGGGCTGGGCCAGGTGGGATATCGCGTCTTGGACGGCTGCGGGCGAAGCACGTCTGTATGGCGGTGGAAAACCTAAAGGCGACGCGGACGATGAAGAGACGGAGTTGGAGATTGTCCAGGACAAGTGA
- a CDS encoding uncharacterized protein (Similar to SGTC gene model, INSD accession EAL19137.1) produces the protein MSPRALQPINTNIPAPLASAAPSTPSRKVAAHPPSPSALRKSYAHLESQHKALKVAYDKLNERHETDMRYLKTYAAVVVDREERRRKKRAEKRAQRSVRKGSDRSASFSHEGNAPATVYQKKDNAGPAIPSATTDDETDFYEAIEATDKQIDTGNVALNGTTENGQPASIGTSILANTTLQPVPIPIAPGAQSLAQPQSQNRTSPLTEPPQPPATPTTWKRKGNDDDLDLLSPPDKTSAVTTPSVFSRNLVRDRLGESSLRKAVISRAHDAGAPNPLITRSETSSASTPGPSSIKSDSSGAKRKAVDLEGLSPAEKAAQRRLINKLPTSEKRELYKKYKKGGRYMVPEALERRATEEFEIDPAQNEGAAFAFHDVKRKKTERMQTHGGDCECCKGYYEAVGVMPKFHQAPSWKDQEQPGEEDEEQAAREHLNKVSRHREDWVKPPTPPGYWQIGFPTTQEVEEQNRKADEMARERDERIRKEAMQKDGKWRKKSKV, from the exons ATGAG TCCTCGAGCTTTGCAACCAATAAATACTAACATTCCCGCTCCTCTTGCCTCAGCTGCCCCCTCTACGCCAAGCCGTAAGGTCGCTGCGCACCCTCCGTCTCCCTCAGCGCTTCGCAAATCTTACGCACACCTTGAGTCACAACACAAGGCTCTGAAGGTGGCCTACGACAAGCTCAACGAACGACATGAAACGGACATGAGGTATCTAAAGACCTATGCTGCAGTGGTGGTAGAcagagaagaaaggagaaggaaaaaaagggCGGAGAAGCGCGCACAGAGATCAGTACGAAAGGGCAGTGACCGTAGCGCATCTTTTAGCCATGAAGGAAACGCCCCAGCTACTGTCTAtcagaagaaggataaTGCTGGACCAGCTATTCCGAGTGCCACGACAGACGACGAAACAGACTTCTATGAAGCTATCGAAGCCACTGACAAACAAATAGACACAGGCAACGTCGCACTCAACGGTACGACAGAAAATGGCCAGCCTGCCTCCATCGGGACATCCATACTGGCGAACACGACACTGCAACCGGTACCAATCCCAATTGCTCCCGGAGCACAGTCTTTGGCTCAACCCCAAAGTCAAAATCGCACCTCTCCATTGACGGAACCACCCCAACCTCCAGCGACTCCCACAACTTGGAAGCGCAAAGGAAATGATGATGACCTTGatctcctctctcctccagATAAAACCTCAGCTGTAACGACCCCTTCTGTATTCAGCCGTAATCTTGTCAGAGATCGTCTCGGGGAATCCTCGCTGCGCAAGGCCGTCATTTCTCGAGCACATGATGCTGGAGCGCCCAATCCATTAATTACCCGATCCGAAACCAGTTCGGCAAGCACTCCTGGTCCCAGCTCGATCAAGAGCGATTCATCTGGCGCCAAAAGAAAGGCGGTTGATCTAGAGGGGTTATCTCCCGCTGAGAAAGCCGCTCAACGGAGATTGATTAACAAGTTGCCGACATCCGAAAAGCGTGAACTGTACAAAAAGTACAAGAAAGGCGGAAGATACATGGTCCCAGAAGCTTT GGAACGACGTGCAACAGAAGAGTTTGAAATTGATCCTGCACAAAACGAGGGTGCAGCTTTCGCCTTTCACGATGTCAAACGAAAGAAAACGGAAAGAATGCAGACGCATGGGGGAGATTGTGAATGCTGCAAAGGA TATTATGAGGCTGTCGGAGTTATGCCCAAGTTCCATCAGGCCCCATCGTGGAAGGATCAAGAGCAGCCtggggaagaggacgaggaaCAAGCAGCGCGAGAGCATCTTAACAAAGTCTCTCGACATCGTGAAGAT TGGGTGAAACCACCGACCCCACCTGGATACTGGCAAATTGGATTTCCTACCACTcaggaggtggaggagcAGAATAGGAAAGCGGATGAGATGGCAAGAGAACGGGATGAAAGGATCCGGAAGGAAGCAAT GCAGAAAGATGGTAAATGGCGGAAGAAGTCGAAAGTATAA
- a CDS encoding Ribonuclease HI large subunit, putative (Similar to TIGR gene model, INSD accession AAW45561.1): MSVSIDPVNLVPVPPLRDSYVFHSPLPVAEQNSEEGWIMGIDEAGRGPVLGPMVYAAAYCPLSFKPTLESIGFDDSKALSAETRQRLWETFEVHSPLCYSSSTLSPQDISSSMLRKVPINLNRQAEDSTVGLIQAALNRGINVTECYVDALGPAPQWQARLTAIFPTIKFTVCPKADSLFKIVGAASIVAKVTRDRYVHGWSEDEEEVIRGSGYPSDPKTQAYLKKSIDPVFGYKGIVRFSWATIKVLLDKQGVESKWSA, translated from the exons ATGTCCGTTTCCATTGATCCTGTAAACTTGGTACCTGTACCTCCATTGCGGGACTCCTATGTCTTCCACTCGCCTCTTCCCGTTGCAGAGCAAAATTCTGAGGAGGGCTGGATCATGGGTATCGATGAAGCCGGTCGAGGCC CTGTACTTG GACCAATGGTGTATGCCGCAGCTTATTGTCCTTTGTCATTTAAACCTACCTTGGAAAGCATTGGCTTCGACG ACTCCAAAGCACTATCCGCCGAGACCAGGCAGAGACTCTGGGAGACTTTTGAGGTCCACTCTCCCTTGTGTTATTCTTCCTCGACCTTATCGCCCCAAGACATTTCATCCAGCATGCTCCGTAAAGTACCCATAAATCTTAATAGACAAGCAGAG GATTCTACAGTGGGCCTAATCCAGGCGGCCTTAAATAGAGGTATCAACGTTACTGAA TGTTACGTTGATGCCCTTGGCCCTGCCCCACAATGGCAAGCCAGACTTACTGCGATATTCCCTACTATCAAGTTTACCGTGTGCCCCAAAGCTGACAGTCTATTCAAAATCGTCGGTGCTGCATCAATTGTGGCCAAAGTTACAAGAGATAGATATGTCCATGGCTGG tcagaggatgaagaggaagttATAAGAGGCAGCGGTTATCCATCTGACCCCAAAACCCAAGCGTATCTCAAGAAATCCATAGATCCTGTTTTCGGCTACAAGGGCATTGTCAGATTTTCGTGGGCAACTATCAAAGTCCTCCTCGATAAACAAGGTGTAGAAAGTAAATGGTCAGCTT GA
- a CDS encoding uncharacterized protein (Similar to TIGR gene model, INSD accession AAW45391.1), which translates to MPGGKDGDAARTMRRELEARLVQLTFGYPLQIQERMFEMSKYNLQVNGQNYEDFVQATEGFDEVLDRKIWGLHTEKVDHETRIAERRKKMPESINRLEVDLEMRRTEAEWLPDDLDDENDVKQVEAIPKPLRHDEVKETFQTVVSNLSEAVKSAPLQLQRAQRAQTVRDEITSMPL; encoded by the exons ATGCCAGGTGGTAAGGATGGAGATGCAGCAAGGACCATGAGGAGAGAATTGGAGGCTCGGTTGGTTCAA CTAACCTTTGGATATCCACTTCAGATACAGGAGAGGATGTTTGAGATGAGCAAGTATAACTTGCAAGTGAATGGTCAAAATTATGAGGATTTCGTACAAG CTACCGAAGGGTTCGACGAAGTCCTTGATCGTAAAATATGGGGTCTTCACACCGAAAAGGTGGATCATGAAACCCGCATAGCTGAAAGGCGCAAAAAAATGCCAGAGAGCATAAATCGACTGGAGGTGGATTTAGAGATGAGAAGAACAGAGGCAGAGTGGTTGCCTGATGATCTAGATGATGAAAATG ATGTGAAACAAGTGGAAGCGATACCTAAGCCTCTTCGTCACGACGAGGTCAAAGAAACTTTTCAAACAGTGGTGTCCAACTTGTCAGAAGCGGTCAAG TCTGCTCCCCTGCAATTGCAGCGTGCTCAGCGTGCTCAAACGGTCCGAGACGAAATCACGAGCATGCCTCTATGA
- a CDS encoding uncharacterized protein (Similar to TIGR gene model, INSD accession AAW45557.1), with amino-acid sequence MGKPGAKALGKRKAPASKPPAPKKSKAAPAEDNTQANGRPKRKPDQPKKVKLRDQKTIPVPKSIYAQVSGDEDDGIDDDMLEDLGEEEGLGLENAKFLAGIDTTALSRSVKETKRLHELAKAQEIIPQAKKHKSKTPVRQPGSDESDGFDSDPEFDSDLQSDMGSDVDFDTEDDGSLGSDDEDNFSGSEDVEDITAAFDDFSSDEEEEEPERRKRKKKEEEAEYELAGRSRWAAKPEEPEEDSVEVGRLPIKLPTGEIQMVQGSTRIAVPQPKKPVTKPESEDEEDDVEEEEEHSDDEAQAKKMASQKGKFGKMGIAEIVGKKSWKNVERLEAAKEQVAQLGSEILAGGELVDIGPVLIRLSSFGLPTVPALEEGQPPLSVPASIRGLVFLSQLAVYKDLIPGYRIRELTALEEAEKVRDEVKRLREGEKMLVRSYKGYLKMLESEIKGKTNLATISLRCMCELLTSVTHFNFSENIMGVLVGRLGRRSWDSDSDLVLQTFIRVFREDVSGQHSQTLVRLIARMIKERHFQVHPNVLFCLLHLRLKDELDQMRRGKNAKGGNKGKGGKDEIKGKKFKSEKRKKWATKNQKKREKEMKEVQKEMAEAEAEVDKEERAQVQTETLKNLFVLYFSVLKNPKRTPLLPAALEGISTYSHFINIDFFRDLLVVLRKIIADQQLSDASDKQEEESEDESAQQLDVVGTSQRIRNRLLAIATAFDLLSGQGEALNIDLSNFINQLFALLRPLCLDTGIEDPPFLPASTKSSSGAVHTLSTSALLFRCLNASFFSRHSRSPANRSAAFAKRLTECALHFPPRTGKQAIAFARSLVSKEPKIEGLLDTEERMADGAYRPELDDPQLVNPFTTSWWEAGVLGSKHWDREVRLEMSKLRDGKVV; translated from the exons ATGGGCAAACCTGGAGCGAAGGCACTCGGAAAGCGTAAGGCTCCGGCTTCCAAGCCTCCTGCCCCTAAGAAATCCAAAGCTGCTCCTGCAGAAGACAACACTCAAGCGAACGGTCGACCTAAGCGCAAGCCTGATCAACCGAAGAAAGTCAAGCTTCGTGACCAGAAAACAATTCCAGTACCAAAGAGTATTTATGCCCAAGTATCTGGTGATGAGGACGATGGGATAGATGATGATATGCTCGAAGACCTcggagaagaggagggtTTAGGCCTGGAAAATGCTAAGTTCTTGGCTGGAATAGATACCACTGCTTTGAGTCG GTCAGTGAAGGAAACAAAACGTTTACATGAACTCGCCAAAGCGCAAGAAATAATACCTCAAGCTAAAAAGCACAAGTCAAAAACTCCAGTACGGCAACCGGGTTCCGACGAAAGCGATGGGTTTGATTCCGATCCCGAATTTGATTCGGATCTGCAATCGGACATGGGATCAGATGTAGATTTTGACACGGAAGACGATGGAAGTCTCGGAtctgatgatgaggacAACTTTTCAGGAAGCGAGGACGTCGAGGACATCACTGCTGCTTTTGACGATTTCAGCTCtgacgaggaagaagaagagccGGAGCGTAGAAAGcgcaagaagaaggaagaagaagctgagTATGAGCTGGCTGGACGATCAAGATGGGCTGCTAAGCCCGAAGAACCTGAGGAAGATTCTGTTGAAGTCGGTCGTTTGCCCATCAAGCTTCCTACTGGTGAAATCCAAATGGTTCAAGGTTCAACTCGTATCGCTGTTCCCCAGCCCAAGAAACCGGTGACTAAGCCCGAAAgcgaggatgaggaagatgatgttgaagaagaagaggaacacagcgatgatgaggcccaggcgaagaagatggcAAGTCAGAAGGGGAAATTTGGAAAGATGGGTATTGCAGAGATTGTAGGCAAGAAAAGTTGGAAGAATGTTGAAAGGCTGGAAGCTGCGAAGGAGCAAGTGGCGCAATTGGGTTCGGAAATCTTGGCAGGAGGGGAACTTGTTGACATC GGACCCGTCCTTATAAGGCTGTCTTCCTTCGGCCTCCCTACTGTTCCGGCGCTTGAAGAGGGACAACCACCTCTTTCCGTCCCAGCCTCTATTCGAGGTCTTGTTTTCCTCTCTCAACTCGCCGTTTACAAAGATCTTATTCCGGGTTACAGGATTCGTGAGCTAACGGCACTTGAAGAAGCCGAGAAGGTTCGGGATGAAGTGAAGAGGTtgagagaaggagaaaagatgTTAGTGAGGAGCTACAAGGGTTATTTGAAGATGCTTGAGTCCGAGATCAAGG GCAAAACAAATCTTGCTACTATCAGTTTAAGGTGTATGTGCGAACTTTTAACATCTGTAACCCACTTTAACTTCAGCGAGAACATCATGGGTGTTCTCGTCGGTCGACTGGGTAGGCGTAGCTGGGACAGTGACTCTGATCTGGTGCTTCAAACTTTCATTCGAGTGTTCCGTGAAGACGTTTCCGGACAGCATTCTCAAACGCTTGTCCGATTGATTGCGCGAATGATCAAGGAGCGCCATTTCCAAGTTCATCCCAACGTTCTTTTCtgtcttcttcaccttcgTCTCAAGGATGAACTTGACCAGATGCGACGAGGTAAGAACGCTAAGGGCGGTAATAAAGGCAAGGGCGGCAAGGACGAGATCAAAGGAAAGAAGTTCAAGTcagagaagaggaagaagtgggCGACGAAGAATCAGAAGAAACgggaaaaagagatgaaggaggTTCAGAAGGAAATGGCTGAAGCAGAGGCTGAGGTTGACAAAGAGGAAAGAGCCCAAGTGCAGACTGAAACTCTCAAAAACCTCTTTGTTCTGTATTTCTCGGTCCTCAAGAACCCCAAACGTACCCCTCTTTTGCCGGCAGCTCTGGAAGGTATCTCCACCTACTCCCATTTCATCAACATTGACTTCTTCCGCGATCTGCTTGTTGTTCTTCGCAAGATTATTGCCGACCAACAGTTATCTGATGCGAGTGAcaagcaagaagaagagagcGAAGATGAATCTGCCCAGCAATTGGATGTCGTCGGCACTAGTCAGCGTATCCGGAACAGGTTACTAGCTATCGCCACTGCCTTTGACCTTCTTTCAGGTCAGGGTGAGGCGCTCAACATCGACCTTTCCAACTTCATCAACCAGCTCTTCGCGCTCCTTCGACCATTATGCCTTGACACTGGTATTGAAGATCCTCCTTTCCTCCCAGCTTCCACAAAATCCTCTTCTGGCGCTGTCCACACCCTATCCACATCCGCACTCCTATTCCGGTGCTTAAATGCTTCATTCTTCTCTCGTCACTCTCGATCGCCAGCTAATCGTTCTGCGGCATTTGCCAAGAGACTTACTGAATGTGCGCTACATTTTCCTCCCCGTACTGGCAAGCAAGCGATTGCGTTTGCTCGATCCCTTGTTAGCAAGGAACCTAAGATTGAGGGCTTGTTAGATACTGAGGAGAGGATGGCGGATGGAGCGTACAGACCTGAATTAGATGATCCTCAGTTGGTCAATCCTTTTACAACGAGTTGGTGGGAAGCTGGTGTTTTGGGTAGCAAGCACTGGGACCGAGAAGTTAGACTCGAGATGAGCAAGTTGAGAGATGGAAAGGTTGTCTAG
- a CDS encoding uncharacterized protein (Similar to TIGR gene model, INSD accession AAW45389.1): MSATVPTLAAAEEPVIDPALMDGDEAVVDPAVTLSVENESDNSGNGQGPSTLQAAIITSGSVSQENTPVLDSSAAGALADVSGPSLVAESSDNAVAGPSTLVHAASANAVPPSSVSVQASSSTQPDAETNLIAPSPPHGPWLSREEAEEAIRTYALANNFDVTITHSDVYRHVITMACVKGGKYRCTRGPTHDEVRQRGKRTGKTGCNWRVTIRDENYKPHRYNEEKEKWDYVPMSDLVNVHNHPPILPKDNPKVRHKTITPQVKELIYKEVNKGTPTRKVLEKIQKEFPDCLANMVDVKNLIGRRKKELPTMGL; the protein is encoded by the coding sequence ATGTCGGCGACGGTGCCCACTCTCGCCGCCGCCGAAGAGCCTGTCATCGATCCCGCTTTGATGGACGGGGACGAGGCTGTGGTCGACCCGGCCGTTACCCTTTCCGTTGAAAATGAATCTGACAACAGCGGCAACGGCCAAGGTCCTTCCACTTTGCAAGCAGCTATCATCACTAGCGGCTCTGTGTCGCAAGAAAACACACCGGTTTTGGACTCTTCTGCTGCCGGGGCTTTGGCCGACGTATCAGGTCCTTCATTAGTTGCCGAATCCTCTGACAACGCCGTTGCCGGTCCATCTACTCTAGTGCATGCTGCCTCTGCCAATGCTGTACCACCATCTTCTGTCTCCGTTCAggcctcttcttcgacaCAGCCCGACGCTGAAACTAACCTTATCGCCCCTAGCCCTCCCCATGGTCCTTGGCTTTCTCGAGAAGAAGCGGAAGAGGCTATCCGTACCTACGCTCTTGCCAACAACTTTGACGTCACCATTACCCATTCAGATGTATATCGCCATGTCATCACCATGGCTTGTGTCAAGGGAGGGAAGTACAGATGTACCAGGGGCCCTACTCATGATGAAGTGAGGcagagaggaaagagaacAGGCAAGACTGGCTGTAACTGGAGGGTGACAATACGGGATGAAAATTACAAGCCGCACCGTTATAacgaggagaaggaaaaatGGGATTATGTTCCCATGTCTGATCTTGTGAACGTCCATAATCACCCACCAATATTACCCAAAGACAACCCTAAAGTGCGACACAAGACTATTACCCCACAAGTCAAGGAGTTAATTTACAAGGAGGTGAACAAGGGAACACCAACTAGGAAGGTCTTGGAGAAAATTCAAAAAGAATTTCCAGATTGCTTGGCTAATATGGTTGATGTGAAGAATTTGATTGgcaggaggaagaaagagttGCCCACAATGGGATTGTAA
- a CDS encoding ER to Golgi transport-related protein, putative (Similar to TIGR gene model, INSD accession AAW45554.1), with product MSAGHPVLDLPPKIPSASVHTMPSSSATVDDEDDITFDSPEEEIAHYREKYRQALDMLTDTRAELEEFQQSSKELEDEMEQELAANDKQQADLRERIKRLDAEKEEWRTKHIALQKMHSSTTSAMQREMDNLRSERDKTLIALRDLEMGNDELERNERVAVSSLLDLESKYNRAIEEKTLLEQDLAQKDELEAETQRLKDELREANEEISILKDQLARAAATPPSSVSTSSPVHEATCDLSRIHLSDDINASPLPPPIPNKNKPITPQGQSPRRGLSRSGTMSSIPVASPSSKTFSQHIPHSPSVSTLSRSTTSRNLAAAAGTPGSPALSRSRSGIPQASPARGTVPASHQQTKSRGFKLLHDLQARLKATDDKLGSAKVPRRNVSNPASVFGVGRRVSSTTSAASSNTSVPVPHARVTALAKDHNATPTAQSQPFHGSGIMSPGWVLVGEGEGEDTPTGPWSMTLPVEPDSPLDPTFRSSSTTSNRSLPSRPGIPSPLASGSARSITSSTAQRQAGQRPSSRLGLRVSRRESEARPLSPSMIPVPLSSSRPMSPDAYQPLRSATPTSAFSSFSASASTNNPLRPSSRTGKRNPIGRGPPPLSSSTRLHHQRSRPSLSGAVSTPTTGADKVERAKRGPRRSSFSNMDKPRLTPASTPASAGSRTPSGRPTSVHVFRETPPPVPRIPSAILKESRLKK from the exons ATGTCGGCAGGTCATCCAGTCCTCGACCTCCCTCCCAAAATTCCCTCCGCTTCCGTCCACACCATGCCGAGCAGCTCAGCAACGGTTGACGACGAGGACGACATTAC GTTCGACTCACcagaagaggagattgCGCATTATAGGGAAAAATACAGACAAGCGCTTGACATGCTCACTGACACAAGGGCCGAGCTGG AGGAGTTCCAACAGTCATCCAAAGAGCTAGAGGACGAGATGGAACAAGAGCTGGCCGCTAATGATAAGCAACAAGCGGATCTTCGAGAAAGAATCAAAAGATTAGATGCGGAAAAGGAGGAGTGGAGG ACAAAACACATTGCTTTGCAAAAGATGCACAGCTCGACCACTTCAGCGATGCAAAGGGAAATGGATAACCTGCGCTCAGAAAGGGACAAGACTCTGATTGCCCTGCGAGATCTGGAAATGGGAAATGATGAGCTCGAACGCAATGAACG AGTGGCTGTTTCTTCATTACTAGATCTTGAAAGCAAGTACAATAGAGCTATTGAGGAGAAGACTCTTTTGGAACAGGATCTGGCACAGAAGGATGAGCTTGAGGCGGAAACTCAGAGGCTGAAAGACGAGTTACGGG AGGCCAACGAAGAAATCAGTATCCTGAAGGATCAGCTCGCCCGCGCAGCTGCAACACCCCCATCCTCCGTGTCTACCTCTTCCCCGGTACATGAGGCTACCTGCGATCTTTCCCGCATCCATCTTTCTGACGATATCAATGCGTCCCCACTCCCTCCTCCCATCCCTAACAAAAACAAGCCAATCACTCCCCAAGGGCAGTCCCCCAGACGTGGCTTGTCAAGAAGCGGCACCATGTCCTCCATCCCTGTAGCATCTCCCTCGTCAAAGACGTTCTCACAACATATTCCGCATTCCCCTTCTGTCAGCACGCTCAGTCGCTCCACGACCTCTCGCAATTTGGCTGCTGCAGCTGGTACGCCTGGCTCACCAGCATTGTCTCGATCTAGGAGCGGTATTCCTCAAGCTTCACCTGCGCGAGGCACTGTGCCGGCCAGCCACCAGCAGACCAAATCCAGAGGGTTTAAGCTTCTACACGACTTACAGGCCAGGCTAAAGGCCACGGATGATAAGCTGGGAAGTGCTAAAGTGCCTAGGAGGAATGTATCGAACCCTGCTTCGGTCTTTGGCGTTGGCAGGCGGGTATCTTCCACGACTTCGGCGGCAAGCTCCAACACATCCGTACCTGTCCCTCATGCTCGCGTCACAGCTTTGGCGAAAGACCACAATGCAACTCCGACCGCTCAGTCCCAACCGTTTCATGGCAGTGGAATTATGTCTCCAGGCTGGGTCCTTGTTGGCGAAGGTGAGGGTGAGGACACGCCTACTGGTCCTTGGTCCATGACTCTTCCTGTTGAACCAGACTCTCCTCTCGATCCCACTTTCAGGAGCTCAAGTACTACCTCCAACCGATCACTGCCTTCCAGACCGGGAATTCCGTCTCCCTTAGCAAGCGGTTCGGCAAGGTCTATTACATCCAGTACGGCTCAACGACAAGCAGGCCAACGGCCTTCTTCCCGGTTAGGGTTGAGAGTCAGCAGACGTGAAAGTGAAGCGCGCCCTCTCTCCCCATCAATGATCCCTgttcctctttcttcttctcgacCAATGTCCCCGGACGCGTACCAGCCTTTGCGCTCTGCCACTCCCACTTCTGCATTCTCATCATTCTCTGCTTCAGCATCCACTAACAACCCACTTAGGCCAAGTTCGAGGACAGGCAAGAGAAATCCTATAGGCAGAGGCCCTCCACCATTATCATCTTCTACTAGACTACATCACCAACGTTCACGTCCATCATTGTCTGGAGCAGTATCTACACCCACAACTGGTGCTGACAAGGTGGAGCGAGCGAAGAGAGGGCCGCGGAGAAGCTCTTTCAGCAACATGGACAAACCCCGCCTTACGCCTGCTTCAACGCCTGCTTCAGCTGGGTCCAGGACACCAAGCGGCAGGCCGACCAGCGTACACGTCTTTAGAGAGACGCCACCCCCGGTCCCAAGGATTCCTAGTGCAATCCTAAAGGAAAGCAGACTGAAAAAATAG